The DNA region GAAAGGTAGCGCGAGAGCGCCACGCGGTCGGCCTGGGCGTGCTCGACGTCGGTGAGGAAGGTGAAATGCAGCACCCGCCGCGGCGTCTCCATCAAAGTGAAGGGCCGCGCGTGAACCTCGCTCAGGACGGCGGTGCGCAACGGATGGGCCGCGAGCGTCCGTTCCTCGCCGATCGCAACTGCTCCCGTCACCCATCGCCTCCCCTGTTGCGGCCTGCCCCGGTGCGGCCGTCGTTCGCGCCGCCGCCGCAACCGCAGCGGGCGGCGCATTGCAACCCTCTCCGCGTCCCGTCCGGTGCGTCGCCGATACCGGAGAATGCCCTGCGGTCCCGGCAATCGGCAACACTTTCGTGCCGCGGCGCACAGAAGCTGTTGATCATGACAATTCCTCAACAGAACCTCTGATTGACTCGCCCGAAATTCCGGCATCCCATGCCATGATACGGTTTCCGGCCTAGAGGGAGGGACAACCGTCGTCCGATCGCCGAAAGCCCCGCTGTCGAACGCGCGGATTTCGGCGAGACCGTTTCCGGCATCCCGAAGGGATCGACCGGAAACCGTGTGACAGCGTGCAGCGGGGGGAACGGCATGCGGATCGGTGCGGTGGTGGTCGCCGCGGCGGCGCTCGCTTTGGGCGGGTGCGCCGGGACGGGATCGGATTTCGACATCTTCGGATCGTCGGCGACGGAACTTCAGGTCACCTCGGAGCCGGCCGGCGCGCAGGTCCAGGTGTCGACCGGCGAGAGCTGTGCGGCGACGCCCTGCACGATCAAGGTTCCGCCCGGCGCCGAGCAATATGTCGTCACCGTCAGCAAGGCCGGCTTCCTCGACCAGTCGGTCGAGGTCGGCTGGGTCGCGTCGGCCGGCAGCGACAGCGCCAGCATGATGCAGCCGCAGCTCGCCCCCAATCCGGTCAGCGTGACGCTGGAGCCGGCCCCGGCGAAGAAAAAGAAGAAGTCCAAGGCGAACGCGAACTGACCCGCGCGAACTGACCAGCGCAGACTGAGCCGCGCGAGCCGGCCGGTGCGCGCGGGCGTTCGGCGTGATGCGCACTTGACCTTCGGTGAGCGCGCGGTTTGCGCCCTTGCATGGCTCGGGGCGTTCCGTCACAGTCCGCCACGCCGCGGGCGGCAGGAGCGTGCCGCACGGCGCCACTGCCCCCGGGAGAGACCCGCATGAATTCGCAGACCCCGGCGCGTCCGCGCGTCGGACTGTTCGTCACCTGCCTTGTCGATCTGATGCGGCCGAAGATCGGCTTCGCCGCCGCCAAGCTCCTGGAAGACGCCGGCTGCACGGTCGAGGTGCCGAGCCAGACCTGCTGCGGCCAGCCCGCCTTCAATGCCGGCGACCGCGCCACCGCCCGCGATCTGGCGCGGCAGGTGATCGAGGCGTTCGAGCCCTACGATTATGTGGTGGTGCCGTCCGGCTCGTGCGCCGGCATGATGAAGACCCATTATGTCGAGCTGTTCGACGACCCCGAGGAGCAGGCGCGGGCCGGCCGCTTCAGCGCCCGCACGTTCGAGCTGACGTCGTTCCTGGTCGACGTGCTGAAGGTCGAGCGCATCAACGCCATCTATGAAGGCACCGTCACCTATCATGACGGCTGCGCCGGCCTGCGCGAGCTCGGCATCAAGGACCAGCCGCGCAAGCTGCTCGGCCACGTGGTCGGCCTGACGCTGGCCGAGATGGCCGACACCGAGGCCTGCTGCGGCTTCGGCGGCGCCTTCAGCGTCAAGTATCCCGAGATTTCCGCGGCCATCGCCGACCGCAAGACCGCCAATATCGGCGCCACCGGCGCGCCGATGGTGGTGGCCGGCGATCTCGGCTGCCTGATGCACATCGCCGGCCGGATGCAGCGCGAGGGCCGGCCGGTCCAGGCCCGCCACGTCGCCGAGATGCTGGCGGGCATGGGCCACGAGCCGGCGATCGGCGAGCCGGACCGGAGCTAGCGCCGTGGCTGTCCGCATCACCTCCCCGGCCTTCAAGGCCAATGCCCGGCAGGCGCTGGCCGACGCGCCGCTGCAGACCTCGATGCGCAATCTCGAGGTCAATTTCATCGGCCGCCGCCGCGCCGCCGCCGAACGCCTGCCCGAGTTCGAGGCGCTGCGCGATGCCGCGCGCGACATCAAGGACCACACGCTGGCCCATCTCGACCTCTACCTCACCGCCTTCGAGGACAAGGTGGTCCAGGCCGGCGGCCACGTGCACTGGGCGGCAACCGCGGAGGATGCGCGCACCATCGTGCTCGACATCTGCAAGCGGCTCGGCGCTCGCACCGTCACCAAGGGCAAGAGCATGATCTCGGAGGAGATCGCGCTCAACGAGCACCTGGAGCAGAACGGCGTCACCCCGGTCGAGACCGATCTGGGCGAATACATCATCCAGCTTCGCGGCGAGATGCCCTCGCACATCATCGCCCCGGCGGTGCATCTGACGCGCGAGCAGGTGGAGGGCGACTTCCGCCGCGCCCACACCCATCTGCCCAAGGACCGCAATCTCGACGAGGCGGCGACCATGCTGGCGGAGGCGCGCGGCGTGCTGCGCGGGCGCTTCCTCGCCGCCGATGTCGGCATCACCGGCGCCAATTTCCTGATCGCCGAGACCGGCACCTCGGTGATCGTCACCAATGAGGGCAATGGCGACCTCACCCAGACGCTGCCGAAGGCCCACATCGTGCTGGCCTCGATCGAGAAGGTGGTGCCGACGCTGGAGGACGCCACCACGCTGCTGCGGGTGCTGGCGCGCTCGGCCACCGGCCAGGAACAGGCGGTCTACACCACGTTCTCGACCGGGCCGCGCCGCGCCGCCGATCCCGACGGGCCGGGCGAATATCACGTCGTGCTGCTCGACAATGGCCGCTCGCGCATGCTCGGCACGCCGTTCCAGCCGATGCTGCGCTGCATCCGCTGCGGCGCCTGCTTCAACCACTGCCCGGTCTATCAGCGGGTCGGCGGCCACGCCTATGGCTGGGTCTATGGCGGGCCGATGGGCGCGGTGCTGACGCCGACGCTGATCGGCATCCATCAGGCCGGCCACCTGCCCAACGCCTCCACCTTCTGCGGCCGCTGCGAGGACGTCTGCCCGATGCGCATTCCGCTGCCGAAGATGATGCGGCACTGGCGCGAGCGGCAGTTCGAGAAGAGCCAGATGCCGCTGGCCGAGCGCTACGCCCTCGACGCCTGGGCCTATTTCGCACGGCGCGGCTGGCTCTACCGGCCGGCGAGCCGGCTCGGCGTGGCAGCGCTGCGCCTTCTCGCCTTCGGCCGCGGCCGGCTGCGCTGGCTGCCGTTCGCCGGCGGCTGGACCTCGCAGCGCGACCTGCCGGCGCCGGCCGGCACCACCTTCCAGGCCGCCTGGAAACAGCACGTCAAGGCACGCCGGAGGGCCGCCCGATGAGCGACAGCGAGTCCGCCCCCACCCTCAAGCCGGTCAACCGGCCGCCGCGCGCCACCAGCCGCGACCGCGTGCTGGGCACGCTGCGCCACGCGCTCGATGCCGCCGCCTTCGAGGAATTGCGGCGCGACGTGGTGGCGTCGCGGCTTGCCAGCCATCCGCGCGGGCCGATCCCGGCGCGCGGCCAGATCGATCGGGCCGGCCGCCTCGCGCTGTTCCGCGATCAGGCGATCGCGGCCGGCGCCACGGTCGAGCCGCTGGCGAGTCTGAACGCGGTGCCGGCCGCCGTCTGCGCCGTGCTGCGCGCCCACAATCTGCCGCTGCAGGTGCGGATGGGCGCCGATTCCAGGCTTGCCGCCCTGCCCTGGCACGCCGAGCCGGCGCTGGAGATCGGGCTCGGCCCCTCCGACGGCGGCGACCTCGCCGCGGTGTCGTTCGCCTTCGGCGCGGTCGCCGAATCCGGCACGCTGGTGCTGCTGTCGGGGCCGAACAACCCGACCACGCTCAACTTCCTGCCCGACACCCACATCGTGGTGCTGGCGGCCGACGACGTGGTGGGCGACTACGAGACGGTGTGGGACGCGCTGCGCGCCCATTTCGGGCCGGCGGTGATGCCGCGCGCCATCAACTGGATCACCGGCCCGTCGCGCTCCGCCGACATCGAGCAGCGGCTGGTGTTCGGCGCCCACGGGCCCCGCCGGCTGCATATCCTGGTCGCGGGGTAGCGGCGGCGGCCCTTCGCCGTGTCCGGGGGCGACCCCTCGTCGTTCCCGGCGAGAGTTCGACTCGCCCGTCCGGGCTCGGGTCCGGACGGGCGAGCTGGCCGCACCCGATCAATTCTGCCGGTTGCGGCCCATGCCGCGGCCACCGCCAGTGTTGTCGAGCGCATTGCGGCAATCCGCCGTCAGCTTGTCGCGGTTGCTCTCCAGGCAGGCGCGCGCCTCGCCGCCGCCGTGCGGAACCTTGGCGCAGTATTTGGCGAGGTCGGCCGAGCACATCTGGCCGACCGGCCCGGCACCGGTGCCGCCGCCCATGCCCCCCCCCATTCCGCCACCCATTCCGCCGCCCATGCCGCCCTGCGCGCCGGCCGGGACGGCGATCAGCAGCGCCGCACCGAACAGAGCAACGGGCGCCATCGCACGGACTGCGATCTTCGAAAGGCTGCGTGTCATGACATCCTCCTGGGGTTTCGGGTTGGATCCCCTCATTCGGTTTCCGGTTGATCCCTTCGGGATACCGGAAACAGTCTCGCCGAAAACCCCAGGTCCTCAAGAGAGTCTCGATAACGGGTTTTTCGGCGATCGGAATACGGTTCTCCGGCTTGATCAGCCGGAAACCGTATTGCGCGTTGATCAACGCCGCTGGGGCCTCCGGTGATCCCGAACGGAAGCCTCGCACAAAGCGGCTGACGGGGATCTGATCCTGGCCGTCAGACGGCTGTCAGCGAGCTGGGAGCCGATTCCCTTGCGGCCGGCGCGGCGGGCGCCTATATCGGCTCCCGGTCGGCAGTTCACCGAGGCGTCGCCGTCCCGAAAGGGAAGCTGAACCTGCCATCTGTCATGTGATCGACACCGCGCACCCCGTGCCCGTGTCGCAAGCCGGCGACCACGACGCTCCGATCCCGGAATGGCACGAAGGGGATCAGCGATGTCCAGACCGATCTTTCCGTTCCATGCGGAGGATATCTCCGCGCTCGCCCGCGCGCTGAAGAGCCAGCTCGACAGCCGCGAGGCGCCGCCCGGCCATGTCGAGCTGCTCAACATGCTGGCGCGCGGCGCCGGCTGGAAGAACTTCCAGCACTTCCGCGCCCAGTTCGAGGCGCAGGAGCGCGTCGAGCTGCGGCTGGCCGAGCCGCCCGCCCCACCGCCCAAGATCGATTGGCGGCGGATCGAGCGGCTGTCCTGGCTGTTCGACCTCGACGGCCGGCTTGCGCGCTGGCCGAAGAAGTTCAACCAGCAGCAGACCTGCCTGTGGGTGCTGTGGTCGCGGATTCCGGCCCGCCGCGCCCTGACCGAACGCGAGGTCAATGTGGCGCTGCTCGACCAGCACACATTCGGCGACTACGCCCTCATCCGGCGCGAGATGATCGACGCCGGGATGATGACGCGCACGCCGGACGGCCGGGTCTACCGCCGCATCGAGCAGGCACCGCCGGCCGACGCGCTGGCGCTGATCCGGGTGCTGGCCGGCCGCGGCGCGCGGGCCGCGTAGGCTTTCCGACAAAGCCTGTCGTCCCGGATTCCCCGCGAGACCCGGGACGACAGTGCGCCGCGGATAACGGCACGGTGCTTGCTTTCGTCCCGACAAACGCCCTGGCGCGTCCGCCGATCCGATCGGATCGGCCGGGCGCTCCAGGCTTTGGTTGTCGCATTCCCGTTCGCGGCGGATGCTCCAAGGGACTTGAGATGGATCAGCGTACCGACCGTTACGTAACGTTCAAGAACATCGATTGCGACGGCAGGACCCGTCTGGTGATGGCGCGGATCGAGGACTACGTCGCCACGAGCGACAACCCGTTCTGGGGCTATTTCCGCCAGCAGCGCGAGCTCGCCCACGGCCGGGGACTCGACGACCTGCGCGTGCTGCACAATTATCTGCCGACGCTCCGCGAGATCCTGGAAGAGATCGACGACCAGGAGACGCTGGAGATGCTGGAAGACCTGGAGCGCACCTGCATGTGACGGAACGGACGGCGAGCGCGCGGCTGGTTTCGTCACGAAAAGACGCGCGCCTTCGGACCGAATCGGCTCTGCTGGCGACCTTCGGGTTCGGGGCGTTCCCGGCCCGACCCACATTCCGCCGAGACCCAGGCCATGGTCCCGATCCGCCGTCTTCCGATCCGCCGTCTTCCGTTCGGCCGTCTTGCCCGCTCCCTGCCGCTTGCGGCGCTGATCGCTGGAGCGCCGATCACCTTGGCGCTGGTCGTTTGGGCGCTGCCGGCGCGCGCCCAGTGGGACGCCCTGACGCCGCTGGCCGCCGACAGTTTTCAGACCGATACCATCGATTCCCGCGCCGCCGCGCCGAAGCGGACGGGCGTGGCTCAGCCGGTGGCGCCGCAGCCGCAGCCCCCGGCGCCGCCGCGCGCCAACGGTCCCGAGCAGGCCACCGTCTCGCAGTCGCCGGTCCCCACCTTCTCGCCCGACAGCCTGCGCGCGACCGAACGCACGCTGATGCTCTACCGCGACATCGCCGCCCGCGGCGGCTGGCCGAGCGTGCCGCCGCCCGCCCCCGGCACCACGCTGGCGCTCGGCGCCACCGGGCCGGCGGTGGCGGTGCTGCGCCAGCGGCTGGCCATCTCCGGCGACCTCGCCCCCCGGGCGGCGATGGGCGGCGCGTTCGACATGGAGGTGGAGGAGGCCTTGCGCCGCTTCCAGCTTCGCCACGGCCTCACCACCACCGGTGCGGTCGGGCCGATGACGCTGAAGGCGCTCAACGTGCCGGCGGCCGAGCGGGTGCGCCAGCTCGAAGCCTCGCTGGCGCGGCTGGCCGAGCGCGATTTCGTGTTCGCCCAGCGCTACGTGGCGGTGAACCTCGCCGCGGCGGCGGTGGAGGCGGTGGACGGCGGCCGGGTGGCGCGACGCTTTCCGGCGGTGGTCGGGCGGCCAGAGAACGCCTCGCCGGAGCTGGTGGCCCGCATCACCGCGGTCAATCTCAACCCGACCTGGACGGCGCCGCTCTCCATCGTCAAGAAGGAGATCCTGCCCAAGCTGGCGCGCGACCCCGGCTATCTCGCGCGCGCCAACATGCGGCTGATCGACGGCGACGGCCGCGAGATCGATCCGCGCTCGGTGAACCCGAACGGGCCGGTCAATTTCAGCGTCCGCCAGGATTCCGGCGCGTCGAACTCGCTGGGCTTCCTGCGCATCGACATGCCGAACAGCTATTCGGTCTACATGCACGACACGCCGCGGCGCGACCTGTTCCGCTCCGACTACCGCTTCCACTCGCACGGCTGCGTGCGGGTCGGCGATGTGCGCGACCTTGCGGTCTGGCTGCTCACCGACACGCCGGGCTGGGACCGCAAGCAGATCGACGCGGCGATCGCCACCGGGCGGCGCACCGACATCCGGCTCACCAACGCCCTTCCGGTGGTGTGGATCTATCTCACCGGCTGGGGCACCACCGACGGCCTCGCCCATTTCCGCGAGGACGTCTACGACCTCGACGACAAGCGCCGGCTCGATCCCTCCATGCTGGTGGCGGCGCGCCGGCCGGACGCCACCGGCGCGGCCGGCTTGGCGCTGCAGAGCGCAAAGCGCCCGCTCGACCTCAAGCCCAGCGCCAACCGGTTGGACGACATGTAGGCGGCAGGACGCGGGGGCGAGGGTGTCGTCCCGGGTGGGGGAAAGGCTGTCGTCCCGGGGGGAAAAGATCGTCGTCCCGGGCAAGCAGCCTTGGCTGCGCGACCCGGGACCGTTCGCAGGAAGGTCGCGTCCCTTTTCGGAGGACGATCCCGGCTCCTCGCTTCGCGAGGTCCGGGATGACGCTCGCCCGGGATGACGATGCGAGGCCCAGCCTCAGATCCAGCCCTTGAGCTCGCGCTCGACGAGGTGGCGAATCACCCGGATGCCGCCCGCGCCGTCATTGAGGCTCGGCAGATAGGCGAACGCCTCGCCGCCATGGTGCAGGAAGATCTCGCGGTTCTCGACGTCGAGCTCCTCCAGCGTCTCCAAACAGTCGATGGCGAAGCTCGGCGCCACGATGGCGAGCTTCTTCACGCCGCGCTCGGCCAGCGCCTTCACCGTCTCGTCGGTATAGGGCTGCAGCCATTCCTCATTGCCGAACCGCGACTGGAAGCTGAACATCACCCGCTCGGTGTCGAAGCCCAGCGCCTCGCGGATCAGCCGCTTGGTCTTGGCGCAGTGGCAGTGATAGGGGTCGCCCTTCATCAGGTAGCTTTTCGGCACGCCGTGGAACGAGATCAGGATGATCTCGGGCTCGAAGGTGAGCTTGGCGAGCGACGCCTTCATGCCCTCGACCACGGCGTCGATGTAGACCGGGTCGTCGTAATAGGGCGGCAGCACGCGGATGGAGGGCTGCCAGCGCATCTTCATCAGCGTCTGGAACGCCTTGTCGCAGGCCGACGCGGTGGTGGCGGCCGAATACTGCGGATAGAGCGGCGCCAGCAGGATGCGGTCGCAGCCGGCCTCCTTCAGCGATTTCAGCCGCTCGTCGATCGAGGGGTGGCCGTAGCGCATCGCCCAATCGACCACGATGCGGCCGTCGACGCCCCCCAGCTCGGCGCCGAGCTTCTCGGCCTGCGAGCGGCTGATGGTCTTGAGCGGGCTCTCGTCGCGGTCGTTGTTCCAGATCGAGGCGTAGGCCTTGCCTTTCACCGCCGGCCGGCGCGGCAGGATCATGGTGTTGAGCACCACCCACCAGTAGATGGGGTTGACCTCGATCACCCGGCGGTCGGTGAGGAATTCCTTCAAATAGCGGCGCATGGCCCAGTAGCCGGTGCCTTCGGGCGTGCCGACATTCAGCAATAGGACTCCAATCCTGCCGAATTTGACGGGCGGGTGGTCGACCGGCAGGTGGGCGGAGGTGGCCATGTCGAACCGGCTGGGTTGCATATTCATGCGTCCGTGTCCTTTCGCGCCACGACATAGGACTGCCGCAGCGCGACGTCGAGCAAGCGGGCGACCCGCCAACGAAATTGTGACAGCAATTGCGCCCGACCCAAAGTCTGGACCGATTCGGGGCCGGCAGGACACGCCCGTGGGCTCATGAGGCGACGGGACGGGTATCGAGGATCACCTTGCCGTCATTGGCCAGGGTTCCGGGTGCAACCAGTTCCACCGCGCCCTTGAGCTTGGTCACCGCCGCCAGCGTCGCCCCCAGCGCCTCGGCCAGTGCCGCATCGCCGGCCGCGGCCTCCGCCTTCAGCGTCATCACGTCCTGCTCGCCGGCCCGGGCGACCACCAGCTGCAGCCGGCCGATGTCGCGGTGGCGCCGCGCTACCTCGGCGATCTGGGCCGGGGTGACGAACATGCCCTTGACCTTGGTCGACTGCTCGGCGCGGCCCATCCAGCCCTTGATGCGGCGGTTGGTGCGCCCGCACGGCGAGGTGCCGGGCAGGATCGCCGACAGATCGCCGAGCGAGAAGCGAATCAGCGGCCGGTGGATGTCGAGCGAGGTCACCAGCACCTCGCCGACCTCGCCGTCGGCGACCGGCTCGCCGGTGCCGGGGCGCACGATCTCCAGCACCACGTCCTCATTGACCACCATGCCGGCGCGGGCCGGCGTCTCATAGGCGATGCAGCCGAGATCGGCGGAGGCATAGAGCTGGTAGGCGGCGATGCCGCGCCCGGCCACCTCGGCCTGCAGCGACGGCGGAAACGCCGCGCCGGATACCACCGCCTTGGTCAGCGACGGCGCGACGCCCTTTGCGGCGGCGGCATCGAGCAGGATCTTGAGGAAGTCCGGCGTGCCGCAATAGGCCACCGGGCGGAACGCCGCCATCACCTGAAGCTGCTGCTCGGTGTTGCCGGGGCCGGCCGGAATCACCGGGCAGCCCAGCGCGCGCGCCGCCTGATCGAGCATCAGCCCGCCGGGCGTGAGATGGTAGGAGAAGGTGTTCAGCACCACGTCGCCGGGGCGGAAGCCGGCGGCATAGAGGCTGCGCGCCACGTTCCACGGGTCGGCATGGGCCGGTTCGGGCTCGAAGATCGGCCCCGGCGAGGCGAACAGCCGGCCGAATGCCGCCAGCCGCTCGGCGACCAGCCCGCCGAACGGCGGCTCCGCTGCCTGCCGCTCAGGCAGTGACGATTTATAGAGCACCGGCAGCTTGGCGAGCGCGGCGCGGCTGGTCACCGCGTGCGGGTCGATGCCGTCGAGATGCCGCGCCCAGCCCGGCGCCGTCATCGCCTTGGCGATCACCGCCGGCAGCCGGGCGGCGAGGTCGGCCTCGCGCGCCTCGGGCGACCGCGTCTCCAGCGCGTCGAAATGTTCGGCCTCGCTCATCGCTCCCTCCCCCGATGCGTGGCTGCATTGAAATATAGGCACGCCGGGCCGTCCAGGCAGGGCCGGAGGGAACCGGATGGCCCGTCGCCATCGCGGCCTTCGGGCGCGCGCCTCGGTACCCGGCTCTTTCTTCCCTCTCCCTCCCGGGCCACGCTCGCGCGCCCGGGCGCAGGCTCTTGTGGGAGAGGGTGGCGCTCCATCCCTCTCCCCTTGTGGGAGAGGGGGCCGAGCGATTGTCAGATCGCGAGGCGGGTGAGGGGTGAATCTTCCAGCAAATGCCGTATGTACCCCTCACCCGGCTCGACCTCGCATGCGCTCGGTCTCGCCACCCTCTCCCGCAAGGGGAGAGGGAAGGGCGTGCGACTCCCGGCCGGCAGATGTTCCGATGCCGTCACCCGGAACCCGCGTCACGCCAGCCAGCGCTTGCGGCGCTTGTAGTGCTTGCCTTCGCGGAACGACTTCTGCTTGCCCTGGGCGATGCCGAGATAGAATTCCTTGACGTCCTCATTGTCGCGCAGCGCCTGGGCCGCGCCGTCCATCACCACCCGGCCGTTCTCCAGGATGTAGCCGTAGGTGGCGTATTTCAGCGCCATGAACGTGTTCTGCTCGGCCAGCAGGAACGACACGTTCTCCTGGGCATTGAGCATCTTCACGATCTCGAAGATCTCCTCGACGATCTGCGGCGCCAGCCCCATCGACGGCTCGTCGAGCAGGATCATCTTCGGGCGCGCCATCATCGCCCGGCCGATCGCCACCATCTGCTGCTCGCCGCCGGAGGTGTAGCCGGCCTGCGAGCTGCGCCGTTCCTTGAGGCGCGGGAAATAGGCGTAGACGCGCTCGAGGTCGGCCTTGATCGCCCGCTGGCCGTCGCGGCGGGTGAAGGCGCCGGTGAGCAGGTTCTCCTCCACCGTGAGGTGGCCGAAGCACTGGCGGCCCTCCATCACCTGGATGCAGCCGCGCCGCACCAGCAGATTGGGCGACAGCGCCTTGACCTCCTCGCCCTCGAACAGGATCGAGCCCTTGGTGACCTCGCCGCGCTCGGCGTGCAGCAGGTTGGAGATCGCCTTCAAGGTGGTGGTCTTGCCGGCGCCGTTGCCGCCGAGCAGCGCGACGATGCCGCCGCGCGGCACCTCCAGCGACACGCCCTTCAGCACCAGGATGACGTGATCGTAGATCACCTCGATATTGGTGACGGTCAGGATCTTGTCCGGAGCAGCGGCGGGCTGGATCGTCTCGGCGGCGGTCATGGCTGGTGTCTCCGCTACAGTCTCGTCGTTGCGTCTCGTCGTCCGGTGTCGTGGTTGCCGGCTTGTCGTCCCGGGCAAGGGCCGAAGGCCCGCGACCCGGGACCGTCCTCAGAAAGAGGTCCCCGCTCGGAAAACGATCCCGGGTCTCGCTGACGCTCGCCCGGGATGACGAATTCCGCAGTGCTTCGCTCCGCGCATGCGGCGGGGCGGGTGAGGGGCAAACCTTGGGGCTGGGCAACAGGAACAGGTTGCCCCTCACCCTGGACGCGCCGCGGCTCCACCCTGCAGGGATGGGCGATCGCCGCGGCGCGCTTCGGGATCAGCTCCGTCCGTCGCAGGCTTCGGTCCGCTTCGGCCAGCCGGCATTCTTCTCGGCATAGTCCTTGGCGGCGGACTCGATCATCGGGCGCACCAGATCCTTCATCGGCTCGATATAGTCCGAGCCGCGCACGAACTTGCTGCCGTCCCACTGGGCGATGAACACGCGGTTGTGGCCCGAATGGTCGTCGCACGAGATGTTCACCGGCGCGGCGAAGCCCGCGAAGCCCATCTCCTTCCAGCGCTCCTCGGAGATGTTCATCGACTCGAGCCCGCGCCGCACGTCCTCGCCGGTGACCACCTTCTTGCCGGTGACCTGCTGGGCGGTGCGGATGGCCTCGGCGATCAGCGCCGAATTGTACACGCCGCGCGAATAGAGGTTCTCGCCGACCTTGGCGCGGTCGCCGACCGCGAGATTGCGGTCATAGACATATTTCAGGATGTCCTGCACCGCCGGATAGTCGGCGCCGGCGCCGTGGAAGCTGAGCGTGCGGTAGCCCTTCGCCTCCGGCCCGCCGGCCCGCGCGTCGTCGTCGCCGCCGGCCCACCACACGCCGACCAGCTTGCTGATCGGGAAGTTGGTGCGCACCGCCTCCTTCACCGCGGTGGGGTTCATCGCGCCCCAGCCCTGATTGTAGATCCAGTCGACGCGGTCGCGGCGGATGGCGAGCCAGGTCGAGGCCTGATCCTGCATCGACTGCGCCGGCACCGGATAGAGCTTGAGGTTGAAGCCGTAGCGCTTGGCCAGATCCTCCATCACCGGGATCGGCTCGCGGCCGAACGGCGCATCGAGATGGACGAGGCCGATGGTCTTGCCCTTCAGCTTGTCGACGCCGCCCTCCTGCTCGGCGACGAAGCGCACGAACACCGAAGCGCCGTCCCAATAGGTCAGCGGCGGGTTGAAGACCCAAGGGAACACCCGCCCGTCCGCCGCCGCCGACAGGCCGTAGGCCATCGTCAGCAGCGGGATCTTGTCGACCGAGGCGCGCGGGATGAGCTGCAGCGTCAGGCCGGTGGAATAGGGATTGTGGACGACCGGGTTCTTGCCCTTGGTCGACTCGTAGCATTCGACACCCTTCTTGGTGTCGTAGCCGGTCTCGCACTCCTCGATGATGAGCTTGACGCCGCCGATGCCGCCGTCGCGCTGGTTCAGCATCTCCAGATAGTCGCGCATGCCGTTGGCGATCGGCGTGCCGGAGCCGGCGAAATTGCCGGTGCGATAGGTGAGGAGCGGCACATAGATGCCCTCCTCCGCCTTGGCCGGCGGCGCGCCCGCGGCAAGCACGACGGCGAGCGCCGTGCCGAAGATCCAGCCTGTCGGTGTCCTCATGTGGTTCTCCCAGGTTTCGGCGTCGTCGTTCGCGTTGCCGATTATGCTTGTTTGCGGTCTCAGTAGGGAAAGGGCCAGACCCGAAGCTTCTGCTTGGCGATCTGCCACAGCCGGGCGAGGCCGTGCGGCTCGACGATCAGGAAGGCGATGATCAGCGCGCCGATGGCGAAGTGGGTCAGATGCTCGACGCTGGCGCTGCCGATATGGATGCCGATCAGCGGCAGGCCGAATTTCAGCAGCGTCGGGAAGCTGGAGATGAAGGCGGCGCCGAAGAACGAGCCGATGAGGCTGCCCAGC from Blastochloris tepida includes:
- a CDS encoding PEGA domain-containing protein — translated: MRIGAVVVAAAALALGGCAGTGSDFDIFGSSATELQVTSEPAGAQVQVSTGESCAATPCTIKVPPGAEQYVVTVSKAGFLDQSVEVGWVASAGSDSASMMQPQLAPNPVSVTLEPAPAKKKKKSKANAN
- a CDS encoding (Fe-S)-binding protein, which translates into the protein MNSQTPARPRVGLFVTCLVDLMRPKIGFAAAKLLEDAGCTVEVPSQTCCGQPAFNAGDRATARDLARQVIEAFEPYDYVVVPSGSCAGMMKTHYVELFDDPEEQARAGRFSARTFELTSFLVDVLKVERINAIYEGTVTYHDGCAGLRELGIKDQPRKLLGHVVGLTLAEMADTEACCGFGGAFSVKYPEISAAIADRKTANIGATGAPMVVAGDLGCLMHIAGRMQREGRPVQARHVAEMLAGMGHEPAIGEPDRS
- a CDS encoding LutB/LldF family L-lactate oxidation iron-sulfur protein translates to MAVRITSPAFKANARQALADAPLQTSMRNLEVNFIGRRRAAAERLPEFEALRDAARDIKDHTLAHLDLYLTAFEDKVVQAGGHVHWAATAEDARTIVLDICKRLGARTVTKGKSMISEEIALNEHLEQNGVTPVETDLGEYIIQLRGEMPSHIIAPAVHLTREQVEGDFRRAHTHLPKDRNLDEAATMLAEARGVLRGRFLAADVGITGANFLIAETGTSVIVTNEGNGDLTQTLPKAHIVLASIEKVVPTLEDATTLLRVLARSATGQEQAVYTTFSTGPRRAADPDGPGEYHVVLLDNGRSRMLGTPFQPMLRCIRCGACFNHCPVYQRVGGHAYGWVYGGPMGAVLTPTLIGIHQAGHLPNASTFCGRCEDVCPMRIPLPKMMRHWRERQFEKSQMPLAERYALDAWAYFARRGWLYRPASRLGVAALRLLAFGRGRLRWLPFAGGWTSQRDLPAPAGTTFQAAWKQHVKARRRAAR
- a CDS encoding LutC/YkgG family protein, with translation MSDSESAPTLKPVNRPPRATSRDRVLGTLRHALDAAAFEELRRDVVASRLASHPRGPIPARGQIDRAGRLALFRDQAIAAGATVEPLASLNAVPAAVCAVLRAHNLPLQVRMGADSRLAALPWHAEPALEIGLGPSDGGDLAAVSFAFGAVAESGTLVLLSGPNNPTTLNFLPDTHIVVLAADDVVGDYETVWDALRAHFGPAVMPRAINWITGPSRSADIEQRLVFGAHGPRRLHILVAG
- a CDS encoding cysteine rich repeat-containing protein → MTRSLSKIAVRAMAPVALFGAALLIAVPAGAQGGMGGGMGGGMGGGMGGGTGAGPVGQMCSADLAKYCAKVPHGGGEARACLESNRDKLTADCRNALDNTGGGRGMGRNRQN
- a CDS encoding DUF2087 domain-containing protein codes for the protein MSRPIFPFHAEDISALARALKSQLDSREAPPGHVELLNMLARGAGWKNFQHFRAQFEAQERVELRLAEPPAPPPKIDWRRIERLSWLFDLDGRLARWPKKFNQQQTCLWVLWSRIPARRALTEREVNVALLDQHTFGDYALIRREMIDAGMMTRTPDGRVYRRIEQAPPADALALIRVLAGRGARAA
- the cowN gene encoding N(2)-fixation sustaining protein CowN, with translation MDQRTDRYVTFKNIDCDGRTRLVMARIEDYVATSDNPFWGYFRQQRELAHGRGLDDLRVLHNYLPTLREILEEIDDQETLEMLEDLERTCM
- a CDS encoding L,D-transpeptidase family protein gives rise to the protein MVPIRRLPIRRLPFGRLARSLPLAALIAGAPITLALVVWALPARAQWDALTPLAADSFQTDTIDSRAAAPKRTGVAQPVAPQPQPPAPPRANGPEQATVSQSPVPTFSPDSLRATERTLMLYRDIAARGGWPSVPPPAPGTTLALGATGPAVAVLRQRLAISGDLAPRAAMGGAFDMEVEEALRRFQLRHGLTTTGAVGPMTLKALNVPAAERVRQLEASLARLAERDFVFAQRYVAVNLAAAAVEAVDGGRVARRFPAVVGRPENASPELVARITAVNLNPTWTAPLSIVKKEILPKLARDPGYLARANMRLIDGDGREIDPRSVNPNGPVNFSVRQDSGASNSLGFLRIDMPNSYSVYMHDTPRRDLFRSDYRFHSHGCVRVGDVRDLAVWLLTDTPGWDRKQIDAAIATGRRTDIRLTNALPVVWIYLTGWGTTDGLAHFREDVYDLDDKRRLDPSMLVAARRPDATGAAGLALQSAKRPLDLKPSANRLDDM